TGCCGGGGTATCCGACTATCTGGTCAAACCGTTTGCCAAAGAAGAACTGCTGGCCCGCATCACCGTTCATCTGGAACGGTACCGGTTGAGCCGGCAGCTCAAGGAAAAGATCAACGACCTGAAAATTTCCAATGAAAAAATCAGAAAACTGTCCATCACTGATCCGTTGACCGGATGCTACAACCGGAATTACCTGTCCCGGCAGCTGGCCAAAGAGATCACGCGAACGCAACGGTATCAGACCCCCATCTCTTTAGTACTCACGGATATCGATTTTTTCAAAAAAGTCAACGACACCTTTGGTCACAGTGCCGGAGACACCGTGCTCGTTGAATTTGTCAACACCATACACCGTGTGATCCGAAAAGACCTGGACTGGGTGACCCGGTATGGGGGAGAAGAATTTGTCATTGTCCTGCCGGAAACCGCATATGATCAGGCATGCCAATGTACCGAGCGGCTGCGAAAAAAAATAGCCGACACCCCGGTTACCCATGATGAGGTGCCCATTTCCATCACTGCCAGTTTCGGGGTCACCTGCCTGGACCCGGCCCAGATCACGGATGATTTTTCCACGGATCGACTGATCGACACCGCAGATCATTTCCTGTATCAGGCCAAGGAAAACGGAAGAAACCGGGTGGAAGGAAGCCCGTTCAAACCGGCCTGATGCGGTTTAAGCGAACCGGGCCGGAACCTGCAGGCGAACAATCGGTCAATTTAGAATCAGCCCCTCATCCTCGTTGGGATCATAGGGACTGAAAATTTCCAGCATCCCGGAATCCGGATCGATCCGCACCGGGGTATGATGATAAAAGGAAAACCACACACCGATCCGCCTGCCGGCCGGATCCAGGATATCGGCCGCCCGCATGAAGCGGGCATTCGGATGAATATCACTTAAATTATAGATCTTTTTGTATACGTCATCCATGGTGTCTATCCTGAACCAGAGCCGGTCATTGAACGGGTATGTGTCATCGATTCCCACCACGGCATATGGCAGCCCGGACCGGCCGCAGTAATAATACTGAAGATCGGACGGCAGGGTCTGCTGCTGATATTGATCCCGGGACACGGGGCTGGACACCAGTTTTCCATAGGATGCGGCACAGGCACTCATTATGGCGGCACAAGCCAGCAACACCAGGATACGTGACCGCATCATTTAATCTCCTTCAAACTCGACCATGGCAAAGACCGGGCATCCGTCAATCTGGTCCCGTCCCTTGAGATCAGGCAGTTCCACCACAAACGCACACTCCAAAAGATCCGCTCCCAGATTTTTCACCAGTTTGACTGCGGCACCCACCGTGCCGCCCGTGGCAATCAGATCGTCCACGATCACCACTTTTTCTCCGGGGGATATGGCATCCTCATGGATCTCCAGGGTGTCGGTGCCGTATTCCAGCGCATAGGTTTCCTGGATGGTGCTGCCGGGCAACTTGCCTTTTTTTCTGACCGGCACAAATCCAATGCCCAGTTTATAGGCCACCACCCCGCCGAAGACAAACCCTCTGGCATCGATGCCCACAATTTTATCAATGCCTTTGTCTTTATAGCGGTCGTACAGCAAATCACACGCATATGCAAACGATTTCGGGTTCTGCATCAAGGTGGTGAGATCCCTGAAAACAACCCCTTCAATGGGCCAGTCCGGAATACTGCGAATGGTTTCCTTTAAATTCATTTTTCTTGTTTTTTTCCTCCGTGGCATAAACCGGTTCAATTTTATTGCAAATGCCGGAAACATACCATTTTCAGGCACGGGACACAATAGTTTGTCGACCAGACAGACCCGCCTGTTTTACACATTACAGGCCGCCATCATCGTTTTTTTCTCCCCTGGCTGTCAGGACCACGGGATCATTTTTTTTCACATGGAGCCGGGATGCTGCATCCCCGTTTTTAACGGCAATTTCCATAAATCCGGCAGAATCGGTCATCACAAAGGGGATTTTTTCCGGGGCCGCTGCATATGAATGGTAATGTCCGGTGATATCTGCTTGATTCACCCGCATGCAGAATCCTTTATCCGCAAACCGCCTGAACTGCTCCCGGGTCAGGTTCAGACCGATATTGCCGAAGGTATCGATATGACGGACTGTCAGAATCATTCCGCCAGCTATGGGCTTTGGCTCTGGAAAGGCAAATGGGGTCAGACAAGACACCTGCGGGCCGAACGCCCCGGGATCAATACCGGCGGACAGATGGGCCGCCACCGGCCCAAAGATGTCCCGGCCGTGGAATGTGGTGCTTACCTGGGGAAGAAAATACCGGGACCGGGTCAGGTGAATGATCCGGCGGATCTTGTTTCTGCCGGCCGCCGGCCACAGCACCCCGTTGTCCGGGCCCACCAGAAAATAATCCGTGGTTTCCACCAGCACGGCCCGCCGGGAGGATCCCACACCCGGATCCACCACTGCACAGAAAATCGAGCCCTTTGGAAAATATTCCAGGGAAATGTCCAGCAGGTGGGCCCCATGCCCGATATCCTGGGGTGCCACTTCATGACACAGGTCCACAATCCGGGCTTTTGGATGGATGGACAGAATCACGCCCTTGAGAATTCCCACAAACGCATCAATATGACCGAAATCCGTCAACAGGACGATGGGCCGGCTATCTGTCGGGTGCGGCATGCGCTTCTCCACAGGTACTGGTTGGTTTTCAGAAAGGAACCTGGTTTAACCGGGTTCACATCAGCAATGGATATGGTATAGTAAACCATTTTTTATGTAAAGGATCATGCCATGGGCATTGAAATTGAAAAAAAATTTCTGGTCAAGACCCTGCCAGGGGACCTGACCCCGGGGGTACACATCTGCCAGGGATATCTGCTCAACACCCCGGAAAAAATTGTGCGGGTCCGCATCAAAGGGGAAAAAGGAGTGTTAACCATAAAAGGCCTCCCCGTTGAATTGGTGCGGCCGGAATATGAATATGAGATTCCAGTGACAGATGCAAGGCAGATGCTGGACCGGTTCTGTGACGGCAAGCTCATTGAAAAATGCCGGCACACCTGTCTGCATCAGAGCATGACATGGGTGATCGACCGGTTTTCAGGGGCCAACCAGGGGTTGGTGGTGGCGGAAATCGAGTTAACCGCCCCGGACCAGCCGTTTTCAATCCCGCCCTGGGCCGGCCCGGAAGTGACTGATGATCCCCGGTATCTCAACGCCAACCTGATCCACAATCCTTACACCCTCTGGCAGGCAGACAAATGATCTGGACCAAATATCAGGACCCGACACAGCTGGTTCAGTATCTCAACCATCATGCCCAGATTCTGCTTCTGATCCTGGACAACACCGGCATTATCCAGCATGCCAACCGGTTTGCCGACCATTATATCGGCGGTCCTGTGACGGGCAAACCGTTCCAGGAGCTGATTCGCGACTTTCACCAGACGTTTCAGCTGGATCAGGCTGCCACCTGTCCGGACACGGTCCATCTGCTGGAATTTGACACCCCTTCCGGCCTGTCCCAGACCTGCAGGTTCCATTTTTATGCCTCCTCCGGCCATATACTGGCCCTGGGCCAACTGGATGTGGAGGAAATCTCAACCTTAAGCGATGAACTGGTGGCACTCAATCAGGAACTCAACAACCTCACCCGTCAGTTGAATGTCAAAAACCGGGAACTGACGAAGGCCAATAAAACAATCCTGGAGCTCACCCGGATCGATCCTTTGACCGGACTGGCCAACCGGCGGTTTTTCTCCGAACGGATCCAGGAAATGATTTCCCTGGCCCTTCGGCG
Above is a window of Desulfotignum balticum DSM 7044 DNA encoding:
- a CDS encoding adenine phosphoribosyltransferase: MNLKETIRSIPDWPIEGVVFRDLTTLMQNPKSFAYACDLLYDRYKDKGIDKIVGIDARGFVFGGVVAYKLGIGFVPVRKKGKLPGSTIQETYALEYGTDTLEIHEDAISPGEKVVIVDDLIATGGTVGAAVKLVKNLGADLLECAFVVELPDLKGRDQIDGCPVFAMVEFEGD
- a CDS encoding SAM hydrolase/SAM-dependent halogenase family protein translates to MPHPTDSRPIVLLTDFGHIDAFVGILKGVILSIHPKARIVDLCHEVAPQDIGHGAHLLDISLEYFPKGSIFCAVVDPGVGSSRRAVLVETTDYFLVGPDNGVLWPAAGRNKIRRIIHLTRSRYFLPQVSTTFHGRDIFGPVAAHLSAGIDPGAFGPQVSCLTPFAFPEPKPIAGGMILTVRHIDTFGNIGLNLTREQFRRFADKGFCMRVNQADITGHYHSYAAAPEKIPFVMTDSAGFMEIAVKNGDAASRLHVKKNDPVVLTARGEKNDDGGL
- a CDS encoding CYTH domain-containing protein, giving the protein MGIEIEKKFLVKTLPGDLTPGVHICQGYLLNTPEKIVRVRIKGEKGVLTIKGLPVELVRPEYEYEIPVTDARQMLDRFCDGKLIEKCRHTCLHQSMTWVIDRFSGANQGLVVAEIELTAPDQPFSIPPWAGPEVTDDPRYLNANLIHNPYTLWQADK
- a CDS encoding GGDEF domain-containing protein — encoded protein: MIWTKYQDPTQLVQYLNHHAQILLLILDNTGIIQHANRFADHYIGGPVTGKPFQELIRDFHQTFQLDQAATCPDTVHLLEFDTPSGLSQTCRFHFYASSGHILALGQLDVEEISTLSDELVALNQELNNLTRQLNVKNRELTKANKTILELTRIDPLTGLANRRFFSERIQEMISLALRRSQPLSLIMTDIDHFKRVNDTWGHDAGDRVLKAYADLMKTRTRAEDLVARFGGEEFIILMPLADVHEAFAYAERIRCALAKADLIESGDPVTASFGVAGLVFDETGDDIIKRADTALYQAKASGRNRIVIASETPLKNGSDSL